From a region of the Triticum aestivum cultivar Chinese Spring chromosome 7D, IWGSC CS RefSeq v2.1, whole genome shotgun sequence genome:
- the LOC123165247 gene encoding protein REVEILLE 8 isoform X2 gives MVSMSTTPKPLEAGAAAAAVGGGGGDGGGGGGGKGKEQQQVVPVAAGPPMAVPADAAAAAEDARMKVRKPYTITKSRESWTEPEHDKFLEALQLFDRDWKKIEAFVGSKTVIQIRSHAQKYFLKVQKNGTGEHLPPPRPKRKAAHPYPQKASKTAPQAVLSQQPAPPPPPPREQDGVDVSMDASMVVPNTNANAVVPSWDNALVQPTQVTSAIATNNCSSSIESQSGTWPTSEAVEQENVLPQMRAMPDFSQVYNFLGSVFDPDTTGHLQRLKAMDPIDVETVLLLMRNLSVNLINPEFEAHRQLLSSYGSGGDENKPEGMENFGSQSSHLPSMVTSE, from the exons ATGGTGTCGATGAGCACGACGCCCAAGCCGCtcgaggccggggcggcggcggccgccgtggggggaggcggaggggacggagggggagggggaggcgggaAGGGGAAGGAGCAGCAGCAGGTGGTGCCGGTGGCCGCGGGGCCGCCGATGGCCGTGCcggcggacgcggcggcggcggcggaggacgccAGGATGAAGGTCAGGAAGCCCTACACCATCACCAAGTCCCGGGAGAGCTGGACCGAGCCCGAGCACGACAAGTTCCTCGAGGCCCTGCAGCT GTTTGATCGTGATTGGAAAAAGATAGAAGCATTTGTTGGCTCAAAAACTGTGATACAG ATAAGGAGCCATGCACAGAAGTACTTTTTGAAGGTTCAAAAGAACGGTACAGGCGAACATTTACCACCGCCTCGGCCGAAGCGTAAGGCAGCACATCCATATCCGCAGAAGGCCTCTAAAACTG CACCCCAAGCTGTTTTATCACAACaacctgctcctcctccccctcctccgagGGAGCAAGATGGTGTTGATGTGTCTATGGATGCATCTATGGTTGTACCAAACACAAATGCAAATGCGGTGGTGCCTTCCTGGGACAATGCTCTTGTTCAACCTACACAAG TTACAAGTGCCATTGCCACAAATAACTGCTCTAGTAGTATAGAGAGCCAATCTGGAACATGGCCAACCTCTGAAGCAGTTGAACAAGAAAATGTGCTGCCACAAATGCGGG CTATGCCAGATTTTTCACAAGTATACAACTTCCTGGGAAGTGTATTCGATCCAGATACAACTGGACATTTGCAGAGGTTAAAGGCAATGGATCCTATTGATGTGGAAACG GTACTACTGCTCATGCGAAATCTATCGGTGAACTTGATTAACCCAGAATTTGAGGCCCAT AGGCAGTTGCTCTCGTCGTATGGTTCTGGTGGAGACGAAAATAAACCTGAAGGCATGGAAAATTTCGGGTCCCAGAGTAGCCATCTCCCATCCAT GGTAACGAGTGAGTGA
- the LOC123165247 gene encoding protein REVEILLE 8 isoform X3, with amino-acid sequence MVSMSTTPKPLEAGAAAAAVGGGGGDGGGGGGGKGKEQQQVVPVAAGPPMAVPADAAAAAEDARMKVRKPYTITKSRESWTEPEHDKFLEALQLFDRDWKKIEAFVGSKTVIQIRSHAQKYFLKVQKNGTGEHLPPPRPKRKAAHPYPQKASKTAPVAPQAVLSQQPAPPPPPPREQDGVDVSMDASMVVPNTNANAVVPSWDNALVQPTQVTSAIATNNCSSSIESQSGTWPTSEAVEQENVLPQMRAMPDFSQVYNFLGSVFDPDTTGHLQRLKAMDPIDVETVLLLMRNLSVNLINPEFEAHRQLLSSYGSGGDENKPEGMENLGS; translated from the exons ATGGTGTCGATGAGCACGACGCCCAAGCCGCtcgaggccggggcggcggcggccgccgtggggggaggcggaggggacggagggggagggggaggcgggaAGGGGAAGGAGCAGCAGCAGGTGGTGCCGGTGGCCGCGGGGCCGCCGATGGCCGTGCcggcggacgcggcggcggcggcggaggacgccAGGATGAAGGTCAGGAAGCCCTACACCATCACCAAGTCCCGGGAGAGCTGGACCGAGCCCGAGCACGACAAGTTCCTCGAGGCCCTGCAGCT GTTTGATCGTGATTGGAAAAAGATAGAAGCATTTGTTGGCTCAAAAACTGTGATACAG ATAAGGAGCCATGCACAGAAGTACTTTTTGAAGGTTCAAAAGAACGGTACAGGCGAACATTTACCACCGCCTCGGCCGAAGCGTAAGGCAGCACATCCATATCCGCAGAAGGCCTCTAAAACTG CCCCTGTAGCACCCCAAGCTGTTTTATCACAACaacctgctcctcctccccctcctccgagGGAGCAAGATGGTGTTGATGTGTCTATGGATGCATCTATGGTTGTACCAAACACAAATGCAAATGCGGTGGTGCCTTCCTGGGACAATGCTCTTGTTCAACCTACACAAG TTACAAGTGCCATTGCCACAAATAACTGCTCTAGTAGTATAGAGAGCCAATCTGGAACATGGCCAACCTCTGAAGCAGTTGAACAAGAAAATGTGCTGCCACAAATGCGGG CTATGCCAGATTTTTCACAAGTATACAACTTCCTGGGAAGTGTATTCGATCCAGATACAACTGGACATTTGCAGAGGTTAAAGGCAATGGATCCTATTGATGTGGAAACG GTACTACTGCTCATGCGAAATCTATCGGTGAACTTGATTAACCCAGAATTTGAGGCCCAT AGGCAGTTGCTCTCGTCGTATGGTTCTGGTGGAGACGAAAATAAACCTGAAGGCATGGAAAATCTCGGGTCCTAG
- the LOC123165247 gene encoding protein REVEILLE 8 isoform X1 has translation MVSMSTTPKPLEAGAAAAAVGGGGGDGGGGGGGKGKEQQQVVPVAAGPPMAVPADAAAAAEDARMKVRKPYTITKSRESWTEPEHDKFLEALQLFDRDWKKIEAFVGSKTVIQIRSHAQKYFLKVQKNGTGEHLPPPRPKRKAAHPYPQKASKTAPVAPQAVLSQQPAPPPPPPREQDGVDVSMDASMVVPNTNANAVVPSWDNALVQPTQVTSAIATNNCSSSIESQSGTWPTSEAVEQENVLPQMRAMPDFSQVYNFLGSVFDPDTTGHLQRLKAMDPIDVETVLLLMRNLSVNLINPEFEAHRQLLSSYGSGGDENKPEGMENFGSQSSHLPSMVTSE, from the exons ATGGTGTCGATGAGCACGACGCCCAAGCCGCtcgaggccggggcggcggcggccgccgtggggggaggcggaggggacggagggggagggggaggcgggaAGGGGAAGGAGCAGCAGCAGGTGGTGCCGGTGGCCGCGGGGCCGCCGATGGCCGTGCcggcggacgcggcggcggcggcggaggacgccAGGATGAAGGTCAGGAAGCCCTACACCATCACCAAGTCCCGGGAGAGCTGGACCGAGCCCGAGCACGACAAGTTCCTCGAGGCCCTGCAGCT GTTTGATCGTGATTGGAAAAAGATAGAAGCATTTGTTGGCTCAAAAACTGTGATACAG ATAAGGAGCCATGCACAGAAGTACTTTTTGAAGGTTCAAAAGAACGGTACAGGCGAACATTTACCACCGCCTCGGCCGAAGCGTAAGGCAGCACATCCATATCCGCAGAAGGCCTCTAAAACTG CCCCTGTAGCACCCCAAGCTGTTTTATCACAACaacctgctcctcctccccctcctccgagGGAGCAAGATGGTGTTGATGTGTCTATGGATGCATCTATGGTTGTACCAAACACAAATGCAAATGCGGTGGTGCCTTCCTGGGACAATGCTCTTGTTCAACCTACACAAG TTACAAGTGCCATTGCCACAAATAACTGCTCTAGTAGTATAGAGAGCCAATCTGGAACATGGCCAACCTCTGAAGCAGTTGAACAAGAAAATGTGCTGCCACAAATGCGGG CTATGCCAGATTTTTCACAAGTATACAACTTCCTGGGAAGTGTATTCGATCCAGATACAACTGGACATTTGCAGAGGTTAAAGGCAATGGATCCTATTGATGTGGAAACG GTACTACTGCTCATGCGAAATCTATCGGTGAACTTGATTAACCCAGAATTTGAGGCCCAT AGGCAGTTGCTCTCGTCGTATGGTTCTGGTGGAGACGAAAATAAACCTGAAGGCATGGAAAATTTCGGGTCCCAGAGTAGCCATCTCCCATCCAT GGTAACGAGTGAGTGA